A region from the Onychostoma macrolepis isolate SWU-2019 chromosome 18, ASM1243209v1, whole genome shotgun sequence genome encodes:
- the fzd9b gene encoding LOW QUALITY PROTEIN: frizzled-9b (The sequence of the model RefSeq protein was modified relative to this genomic sequence to represent the inferred CDS: inserted 1 base in 1 codon), producing MGGSPLKIVISLWCQLVIAAYSLEIGSYDLERGRPAKCEPIAIPMCQGIGYNLTRMPNFMDHDNQREAAIKLNEFAPLVEYGCDVHLRFFLCSLYAPMCTDQVSTSIPACRPMCEQARQKCSPIMEKFNYAWPDSLDCSKLPTRNDPNALCMEAPENDTKTETKKGEGMLPVPPRPRQPGAGNGRSGGSMGVCENPEKFQYVEKSETCAPRCSSAVDVFWSRQDKDFAFIWMAVWSTLCFVSTAFTVLTFLLDPHRFQYPERPIIFLSMCYNVYSVAFIIRSVAGAENIACDRENGELYIIXRGLESTGCTIVFLILYYFGMASSIWWVILTLTWFLAAGKKWGHEAIESHSSYFHMAAWGIPALKTIVILTMRKVAGDELTGLCYVGSMDVGALTGFVLVPLSCYLVIGTSFILTGFVALFHIRKVMKTEGTNTEKLEKLMVKIGIYSILYTVPATCVIICYFYERLNMDYWKFRGLQSKCTTFPGRRNEDCSLESSVPTVAVFMLKIFMSLVVGITSGVWVWSSKTLQTWQGLCSRKLTERTCRKHCSGSCSTSHCHYKAPAVILHMSKTDPYSDCPTHV from the exons ATGGGAGGTTCACCTCTGAAAATTGTGATTTCTCTGTGGTGTCAGCTGGTCATTGCTGCCTACAGTTTAGAGATTGGCTCCTATGACCTGGAGAGAGGGAGACCGGCTAAATGCGAGCCTATCGCCATCCCTATGTGCCAGGGCATCGGTTACAACCTCACCCGGATGCCCAACTTTATGGACCATGACAATCAGAGGGAAGCTGCGATTAAGCTGAATGAATTCGCTCCTCTGGTGGAATATGGTTGCGATGTGCATTTGAGATTTTTCCTCTGCTCTCTTTATGCCCCTATGTGTACGGACCAAGTGTCCACATCCATCCCCGCCTGCCGTCCCATGTGCGAACAGGCACGTCAGAAGTGCTCGCCCATCATGGAGAAGTTTAATTACGCCTGGCCTGATTCTTTGGACTGCTCTAAATTGCCCACCAGAAATGACCCCAACGCGCTGTGCATGGAAGCCCCGGAAAATGATACCAAAACCGAAACTAAGAAAGGAGAGGGCATGTTGCCTGTGCCGCCCAGACCAAGGCAGCCCGGCGCTGGGAACGGACGCTCAGGGGGAAGCATGGGAGTTTGTGAGAACCCGGAAAAGTTCCAGTATGTGGAAAAGAGCGAGACGTGCGCTCCACGCTGCTCATCGGCCGTGGATGTGTTCTGGTCCAGACAGGATAAGGACTTTGCTTTCATTTGGATGGCGGTTTGGTCCACTCTGTGCTTCGTATCCACGGCTTTCACAGTCCTAACCTTCCTGCTTGACCCACATCGCTTTCAGTACCCAGAGCGGCCCATCATCTTCCTCTCCATGTGCTACAACGTTTACTCAGTAGCCTTCATCATTCGATCCGTCGCCGGGGCAGAGAACATTGCGTGTGACCGGGAGAACGGCGAGTTGTATATTA CAAGAGGCCTGGAAAGTACGGGTTGCACCATTGTCTTCCTCATCCTCTACTATTTTGGCATGGCAAGCTCCATCTGGTGGGTCATCCTCACCCTCACTTGGTTCCTGGCGGCAGGTAAGAAATGGGGTCACGAGGCTATCGAGTCGCACAGCAGCTACTTCCACATGGCTGCCTGGGGCATACCTGCGCTGAAGACCATAGTCATCCTCACCATGCGGAAAGTTGCAGGCGACGAGCTCACCGGACTGTGCTATGTGGGCAGTATGGACGTGGGGGCGCTAACGGGCTTCGTCCTCGTGCCTCTGTCTTGTTACCTCGTTATCGGGACGTCTTTTATCCTGACCGGCTTTGTGGCGCTTTTCCACATCCGAAAGGTTATGAAGACCGAAGGCACCAACACAGAAAAACTAGAAAAGCTGATGGTGAAAATCGGCATCTACTCCATCCTGTACACAGTTCCCGCCACCTGCGTCATCATTTGCTACTTCTACGAACGTCTCAACATGGACTACTGGAAATTTAGAGGGCTGCAAAGCAAGTGCACCACATTCCCGGGTCGGAGGAACGAGGACTGCTCCCTGGAGTCTTCGGTGCCCACCGTGGCCGTGTTCATGCTGAAGATCTTCATGTCACTGGTGGTGGGCATCACTAGTGGTGTGTGGGTCTGGAGCTCTAAGACGCTGCAGACTTGGCAGGGGCTGTGTAGCAGGAAGTTGACAGAAAGGACTTGCAGGAAGCACTGCAGCGGGAGCTGCAGCACCAGTCACTGCCACTACAAAGCACCTGCCGTTATACTGCACATGTCAAAGACTGATCCCTACTCGGACTGTCCCACGCACGTATGA